The Malus domestica chromosome 10, GDT2T_hap1 genome contains a region encoding:
- the LOC103445397 gene encoding uncharacterized protein isoform X1 produces MAPRNRWLQIPEGWELDKREGNHVKGFFCPRTGQSFLTFEHLMRYMRWVDYYADSNAKKPYAKKPNNGAIFKFGENPSSGQNPKPLMIEQGYTAASTQKPDPNFQFVAKPSTSKAKHKQQRRK; encoded by the exons ATGGCACCGAGGAATAGGTGGCTTCAGATTCCTGAAGGTTGGGAGTTGGATAAAAGAGAAGGGAATCATGTAAAG GGCTTCTTCTGTCCCAGAACAGGCCAATCATTTCTAACGTTTGAACATCTTATGCGCTATATGAGATGGGTCGACTATTATGCT GATTCCAATGCCAAGAAGCCGTATGCCAAGAAGCCGAACAATGGAGCAATCTTTAAATTTGGGGAAAATCCTTCATCAGGCCAGAACCCAAAACCATTGATGATTGAACAAG GGTACACTGCAGCCTCGACTCAAAAGCCAGatccaaattttcaatttgttgCCAAGCCGAGCACTTCAAAGGCCAAGCACAAACAGCAAAGGCGAAAGTGA
- the LOC103445398 gene encoding probable LRR receptor-like serine/threonine-protein kinase At5g48740, translating into MDLHCFWVGICLFFGFSLVALCDQDGFLSLTCGGTADYTDSSSISWIPDSAYITTGNTTSVDYIEGTSSSSVPVRYFPISQGRKCYKLPVTNVSSLVLVRAQFVYKNYDGHRRPPSFSVSLGTAIVSTIDLLKNDPWTEEFVWPVDKDMVSFCLHEIAGRGAPVISTLEVRPLPQEAYTSGMEDFPNKSLRKNYRINCGYTNGTLRYPLDPYDRIWDADQSFSPFHTSTEFKTQLSFNFSALKEAPPAAILQTARVLARRTMLTYTFPLDTLADYYIVLYFAGILPVFPSFDILINGAVVQSNYTIRSSEVRTLYFKQRGIMSLNVTLKTISFYPQVNAIEVYEILDVPEEASSTTVSALQVIQQSTGLDLGWQDDPCSPKSWDQIGCEGNIVTSLELPGISLRSISAAIGDLLDLKTLDLHNTSLAGEIQNLGSLTRLEKLNLSFNRLTSFGTELENLVSLQILDLQNNTLQGIVPDSLGELEELHLLNLENNKLQGTLPLSLNRESLEIRTSGNLCLSFSTMSCNDPSSNSSIEAPQVTLFPRKKHTEHSRVAIILGAIGGALLALAIFVFLLVFLHVKKRRTEMTCAARAVADMRNWNAARVFTYKEIKAATNKFKEVLGRGSFGCVYLGKLSDGKMVAVKVRFDKSQLGADSFINEVRLLSGISHQNLVGLEGFCHEAKQQILVYEYLPGGSLANHLYGPKSKKVSMSWVRRLKIAVDAAKGLDYLHNGNEPRVIHRDVKCSNILLDKEMNAKVCDFGLSKQVMQAEATHVTTIVKGTAGYIDPEYYSTQQLTEKSDVYSFGVVLLELICGREPLSHSGTPDSFNLVLWAKPYLQAGAYEIVDESLQGTFDVESMRKAALVAIKSVERDASQRPTIAEVLAELKEAFSIQLSYLASRDM; encoded by the exons ATGGACCTCCATTGTTTCTGGGTTGGCATCTGTCTGTTCTTTGGCTTTTCGCTAGTTGCCTTATGTGACCAAGATG GTTTCTTGAGCTTAACTTGCGGTGGAACTGCCGATTACACCGATTCATCTTCAATCTCATGGATTCCAGACAGTGCATACATCACCACAGGCAACACAACCAGTGTTGATTACATTGAAGGAACCTCCTCATCTAGTGTCCCGGTTCGGTACTTCCCAATTTCCCAAGGCCGGAAATGTTACAAGCTACCAGTCACCAATGTGTCATCTTTGGTTCTTGTGAGAGCTCAGTTTGTATATAAAAACTATGACGGGCATCGAAGGCCCCCGTCATTCTCCGTCTCTCTTGGGACAGCCATTGTTAGTACTATAGATCTCCTAAAAAATGATCCGTGGACAGAAGAGTTCGTTTGGCCAGTTGACAAGGACATGGTGTCGTTCTGTTTGCACGAAATTGCAGGTAGAGGAGCTCCTGTAATTTCTACACTTGAAGTTAGGCCACTTCCTCAAGAAGCTTACACAAGTGGCATGGAAGATTTCCCTAACAAGTCACTTAGGAAAAACTACCGGATAAATTGCGGTTACACGAATGGAACTTTGAG GTATCCTTTGGATCCGTATGATCGGATATGGGATGCTGATCAAAGCTTTTCGCCATTTCATACGTCCACCGAGTTCAAGACTCAGCTTAGCTTCAATTTCTCTGCTTTGAAGGAGGCTCCCCCTGCTGCCATTCTCCAAACAGCAAGAGTTTTGGCGCGAAGGACCATGTTGACATATACCTTTCCTCTTGATACCCTGGCAGACTACTACATTGTCCTCTATTTTGCTGGGATTCTTCCTGTTTTTCCTTCGTTCGATATCTTAATCAACGGTGCTGTTGTGCAGTCAAACTATACCATCAGAAGCTCAGAAGTTAGAACACTATATTTTAAACAGAGAGGAATAATGAGCTTGAACGTCACACTGAAGACCATCAGCTTCTATCCTCAAGTCAACGCAATCGAGGTGTATGAAATTCTCGATGTTCCAGAGGAAGCCTCCTCCACTACAG TATCAGCTCTTCAGGTTATCCAACAGTCTACCGGTTTAGATTTGGGGTGGCAAGATGATCCTTGCTCTCCTAAATCATGGGATCAAATTGGATGCGAAGGAAACATAGTCACATCACT GGAGCTTCCGGGAATCAGTTTGAGGTCGATTAGTGCAGCCATCGGCGATTTGCTTGATCTTAAAACATT GGAtctgcataacacatcacttgcTGGTGAAATACAGAATTTGGGCAGCTTGACACGCCTCGAGAAATT GAATCTGAGCTTCAATCGGCTAACATCCTTCGGTACTGAGTTGGAGAACTTGGTTAGCCTCCAAATTCT GGACTTGCAAAATAATACTTTGCAGGGAATCGTTCCAGACAGCTTGGGAGAGTTAGAAGAACTTCACTTATT GAACCTGGAAAACAACAAACTACAAGGCACTCTTCCGCTGTCCTTGAACCGAGAAAGTTTGGAAATCAG GACATCTGGAAATTTATGCCTCTCTTTTTCGACAATGTCATGCAATGATCCTTCATCCAACTCTTCAATTGAGGCACCACAAGTTACACTCTTTCCCCGAAAGAAACACACTGAACACAGCCGTGTAGCAATTATACTTGGCGCAATTGGAGGAGCCTTACTTGCACTTGCGATATTTGTCTTCCTTTTAGTATTCTTGCACGTGAAGAAAAGGAGAACTGAAATGACTTGCGCGGCAA GGGCGGTGGCGGATATGCGAAACTGGAATGCTGCAAGAGTTTTTACCTACAAAGAAATCAAGGCAGctacaaacaagtttaaggAGGTTCTAGGCCGGGGTAGTTTCGGTTGTGTTTACCTTGGAAAGCTTTCGGATGGAAAAATGGTGGCTGTGAAAGTACGATTCGATAAAAGCCAACTCGGGGCAGATTCTTTTATCAACGAG GTGCGTCTCTTGTCGGGAATTAGCCATCAAAATCTTGTAGGCTTGGAAGGATTCTGTCATGAAGCAAAGCAGCAAATACTTGTTTATGAGTATCTTCCTGGCGGATCGTTGGCTAACCATCTTTATG GTCCAAAGAGTAAAAAAGTTTCAATGAGTTGGGTTCGCCGGCTGAAAATTGCTGTCGATGCTGCAAAAG GATTGGACTATCTACACAACGGGAATGAGCCGCGAGTCATACACCGTGATGTGAAATGCAGTAACATCCTTCTGGACAAGGAGATGAATGCTAAGGTTTGTGATTTTGGCCTTTCTAAGCAAGTAATGCAAGCGGAAGCAACTCATGTGACCACTATCGTTAAGGGCACTGCCGGCTATATTGACCCTGA ATATTACTCAACCCAGCAGCTTACTGAGAAAAGTGATGTCTATAGCTTTGGAGTTGTTCTTCTGGAGCTGATATGCGGGAGAGAACCATTGAGTCACTCTGGAACTCCAGACTCCTTTAACCTGGTGTTATGG GCCAAGCCTTACTTACAGGCAGGTGCATATGAGATAGTGGATGAGAGCCTGCAGGGCACATTTGATGTCGAAAGCATGAGAAAGGCAGCATTAGTTGCTATAAAATCTGTGGAGAGAGATGCATCGCAAAGGCCAACCATAGCAGAGGTTTTGGCCGAGCTCAAAGAAGCCTTCAGCATTCAGCTTTCGTATCTCGCATCCCGTGACATGTGA
- the LOC103445397 gene encoding uncharacterized protein isoform X2 yields the protein MAPRNRWLQIPEGWELDKREGNHVKGFFCPRTGQSFLTFEHLMRYMRWVDYYADSNAKKPYAKKPNNGAIFKFGENPSSGQNPKPLMIEQASTQKPDPNFQFVAKPSTSKAKHKQQRRK from the exons ATGGCACCGAGGAATAGGTGGCTTCAGATTCCTGAAGGTTGGGAGTTGGATAAAAGAGAAGGGAATCATGTAAAG GGCTTCTTCTGTCCCAGAACAGGCCAATCATTTCTAACGTTTGAACATCTTATGCGCTATATGAGATGGGTCGACTATTATGCT GATTCCAATGCCAAGAAGCCGTATGCCAAGAAGCCGAACAATGGAGCAATCTTTAAATTTGGGGAAAATCCTTCATCAGGCCAGAACCCAAAACCATTGATGATTGAACAAG CCTCGACTCAAAAGCCAGatccaaattttcaatttgttgCCAAGCCGAGCACTTCAAAGGCCAAGCACAAACAGCAAAGGCGAAAGTGA